tgggggtggggtggggaaatgagAGTAAACAGCCCCCTTCCCAGTGGTCTCTGGCCATCTGATGAACTGCCTCCCTTGCGGACACATTTTCAGAGCAGATGTGCAAATTGTGGTTGTGTACTAAAATAGATAGAAGCTGCTGGGCTGTTCTGGCACTCAAAGGCCATGCTCTCTTACGTAGCTGAGCTCTGTGTGGCTTTCCCTAAATAAGGAGCGACATAAGCAGTTGCCATCCCCAAATGCCTTGTATGTGTCTCTCACAAGATAGGGAGAGGGAAATTGCCATAGAAGATTAATACATTATTTGATTTTCGCCTGCCTGTATTTAGCATTTAACGGCACATTCTCCATGCCGAAAATTCAGGAATACAAGGAATAAACTTGACAGATTGGTTCAATATATAGTGTTTTTTcctccttcattttttaaaaaaattggcatcTATTTTAAAGAAGTTCACAGCAGCTGGCAACAGAGACTTCCCAGCCAGAGAGCGGGTCTCCCTGGACATTTTAACAGCGGAAGAGGCATGCAGTCACTGAAAGGGAAGTGAAAATTTGAAGTCTTGCTGAAAGAAGAAGAGACGGCAGAGGTCCTCTGGCAGCTGATTTATACGTCGGTGCCTAATTCAGTATGCTTCCTGATGCCTCCTGTCTCTTAATGGCAGCAGAATTTTCAGATCTCTTTGCACCTAGATTTACAAAGCCAGAATTTTACTGTGCTTGAGATGCAGGAGCTGGCTGTGTCCTCTCTTGAAGTTTTGATGGATTCAAAGATAACCTCAGAAAGAAAAACAGGCTGAGCAGGACATGGAAGTCTTCAGAGGCCCTTATGTGCAAGTTGATCTGAGCCACCATGCCAACTGCCTGGGGCAACAGAAGGCAAGCAGATGGCATCCCGCTAACACTACAGAAACAGTGCGTGCTTCTCTTTTTTTTCAGAGGAATGGGCTTTGTTCCACAATGCTTCTCGTTTATCTTGAGACGCTAAAATGTAACGCTCTGCATTCTCTTAACCAAGCTGGATTCAAATGGAAAGTGACTGAGGGCCTGGGGCTGCAAGCTTTGAATAAGTTTCAGGAGGGGATTCCAACCGCTCAGATGATTTATTTTCAAtcaattttttccccatcctgTGGCTGACGGGCCTCACCTCACATCTTGCATCGCAGGGCGTTTCCTCACACCTCCGTTCTTGTGTAGATTTGCTCTTTCTTCCCTTCCTTCATTGCAGCATAGCGTGCCAAAACAAACAGGTAGTCGCTTAGTCTGAAAAGAGGGAGGAAAAGAAGGCAGTGGGACATCTCCGCAAAGGAGAGGCTATAGAAGGAGGGGAGCAGTGGTGTCTGGGGCTGGGACTAGGAAAATGTTGCAATGCTTGCAGCCAATCAAAAATGTAGGGAAATAAGAGTGTGTGGGGTTCGTTCATTTACCCACCCTTTGCTGTTttgggtgccctccaggtgttgtgcatggcatctggagggcacccagttggggaaggctgacttacACTATTGCCAGCTACTAAAGTCCACGCACCCCCCTTCCCGTGAGTGGTGCAGTGAGGCTTCTAAATTCAGAGGCAGAAGCAGGCTGTGGGTGAGGACCAGCGTTTACAGCAATGGGACAGGGCCCAAGGCCGTGTTTAGCCAGGATGCTGTGGCTGCCACATCCACACACCAAGCGTGTTGTCAAAAGTAGCTCTTCAGCAGGGGGAGAATGGGTTGGATGTGAGAATCTTTTTGCAGCTGGACCTGTGCAAGTGCAGTCTATGGTCACAGGCTCAACAACCAGCTGGAGCCACCTGACCTCAGGCCAGTGGCTTATCACATAAAGCCACCTTTGCTGCTGGAGCCTTTCACGACCTGCCTTAAGAGAGACCAGACTGCTGGTCCCTTCCAACCGGCAGCAGTTGGTCCTGCTTCCACAACCTGCTAACAGCCTCAGTGAACTGGAGGTGCTGGGGGTTGAGCCTGGTCCTCCTGTGTGTAACGCGCAagttgagctgcagcccttccccaaatggcttccacattttggggggggaaggagcaCTAGCAAGTTCAGTGGACAAACATTCTCTGTCAAGGTCCCGCATGCTCAAGATTTCTTCTTCCACCGCCCCAGATCTGAGCTTCAACCCTTCCACTTCCCAATTTAAGTACAGCTTTAATCCAGGACTCGCCAacttggtgcccaccagatgattccccttatccctgaccattgcccgtGCTGGCTGAGAAGGATGGGagacagagtccaacaacatcgggagggtaCCATGTTAGCTACTCCTAAATTCATCTCCCGCCCGCTTTTCCTTCCTGACAGGAAAGAACAGAAAAGCATGCGCATTGCAAGAGAGAAGAGTCTGTGTAGTCCCTGAGGCATAGGCAACAACACAGAGGTCAACGGGGGCTGGGAGTCACAGGATGCTGCTTATTCAGGGAGGAAAAAAGAGATCTGCAAAGCTAAAGATATCTAAGTGCAAAACCATAGATGCAAAAAGGACTCTCGGCACGTTGCCTCAACAGGAGAAATCCAGCAAGACAAAACTAGGCTACAGCAGCCTTCCTGAACCTGCTGCCTGCCAGATGCTGAGACTCCAGCTCTCACCAGCCCtaaccagcgtggccaatggtcagggatgatgagcacCAGGCACAGGGAAGCCCTCATTTGGAGGCCAGAGAAGGTGCCTTTACCTCTGTGCGGCAAGCGATCCAGAAGGAATATTTTTGTCTCCCCCATATGATCCAGGCCCAGCCTGATTAAAGTGCACAATTCCAAGTTACCTGTTCAAATACTTGGCCACATTTGCATCTGCTTCTCCTGTTTTCACCAAAGGAACCACACTAGGAGGAAGCACAAAGCAGCCTTGCTGTTACTGAAGCTGGTTTCATTTCAACCAAACTCTTGGCTTTTGTGCCACCTCGGCCCCAGTGAAGTTTGCTTTGTCCTGCCAGATCGTAAATCACCAAAAACATTATTTATGAAAGTGCCATGTTCTGTTCTCTGAATCTGTTgtgttttgtaaaaaaataagtgTACTTAATTTGTCCAATTTACGCTGACTGTTATGGCTCCTGAAGAATTCAGGATCTctttgggcagagttcttgctccACAAGGCACACATCTTGAGGTACTAATTCTGATGTGGGTCCTCCTGCACTCTCTGAGGAGCCAGCTTAACTGGGGAGCACCTGTGGTAGTTTTCAAACAGTCCTCATGCAAGTCTTGCAAAAGCTGGTATTGGTATCGCAATGACAATTGATCCATGAGAGTTTGGCAATCAAGAGAGCTCCCTGAGGGCTTAGCAGCTCTGTTATTATACCCAGGCACTTACCGCCTCTCCGCTCGGCGGCAGACAGCTCTGGAGAGATGGAGCGCACTGCTGCTTTTGCCACCAGACTGAAATGACATGAAACACAAAACATCCAAAGCTGGCCAGGCGCCAAACCAGGCACCCACCTTGCCCTGTTCTGACTGACCAGAGCAGAGAAGGGGCTTTTCTGTCATTTGGGTCTCGATTGTTTTTAAACTGGACGTGCCGGGGGCTGAACGTGGGCCCTTTGGCCTGTAAAGCAGGTGAGGCAGGGACGGGTGTGTTTGCAGCTAATGCAACCATTTCGGCCATCTTCCCACAGGAGAGGCGTAAGCCTTTGTGACAACATGTGCCCCAAGGAAAGCTGTGAACCAGCCTGACTGAAGAGATTTGCCCAAGGCCTTCCAGCCAGTTTGCGCTTTAGGGGGCCACggctaaggctatcaatagctagaTGCTCTCTCTGGGATCAGCAGCAGCGTATCTTTGAATACAGTGAGGGTGATGGGGCTGGCAGAGGAGTGACATGGCTCTCCAACCCTTCCCTCCGTACCCAGCATAGAAATGCAGCTCTCAGTCCCTCCTCTGCCAACACCCCACAGGCTACTCACTTTtggggcttatttacaaggccaTGTTAGCCTCACAGTCAATCTCTACACTGAATCAATGCCTTCTATTAAATATATTGAGATAAAGGAGGCTtttctgtgtaaataaataactaaactgATCATTTCCCAAATATGAACATCTACACTCCACCTACCAAACATAAGCATTTCATCTTCACCCGATAAAAATAAATTGCTTCAGCTTGCTGAATAACAGTCAGCTTTGCTTTGACCCATCAAGTCATGGGCTCTTCATTTTTGTTTGCTCCTTTGTTTGTGAGGGTGGAAAATGAAGGGCCAAACGAAGCAGAAAGGAGCAATGCTGGAAAAGAGTGGAAGACAAAATCCTGCAATATGCCGGTTCCTATATTCTCATACGTAAGCTGCAGTGCTCTGCCCAGTTACTtggaagaaagccccactgaactcaaggggGCTTCCTGCCTcggaataccacttgctgggaatcacaagtggggcgagagctgttgcgctcaggtcctgcttgcaaacttcccagagacatctgggaCCAggtgggcctttggactgatccagcaggactgttcCTAGGTGGGAAGGCCTTTCATTTGTGGCCACTTcacaccaaacacacacaaaaacatgtgAAATACCTACAGGTAAAATGAAAGCTGTGAGGGGCGGCAGCTGTTCCGAGTATCTGTCGATCCATGTCTCCAGCTCCAGAGTGGGGTTTTCGCTAAAGGATGTTCGTTctgcagagaaggaggaggcaggctgAGAGTGGACCAGTCAACCAAGCAGGCCCCCACCAGAGGGATGCCTGTGTTTCCCGTTCTGCTACTTAGTCCCAGGTTATGTCTGAAGGCACACGATGTAGGAACCTTGCAAGGTCTAGGTCTGGGTCTTGAGACCTGCTTAGGTTCCAGAGGCGAACCTTGGATGCTTCAAgcacctctgagcatgtgcagagtgttcCATCCCCTCACCCACTGAGAAACTACAATGGAGGCTCATGCATTTATGCTCCAGGGCATGGACTGAAGGACCCTGATGCAGCAACCTGGGTGAAAGTAGGCAATTCTGGGTCTGCTCCGTACTTTGCCTGGGGCCCTGCCTTGCAGGGAGAATGGTGGGCTGTCAATGCAACAAATAAACAGTTTAAATAAACCAGATAAAAGAAAGTTTCAGACTTGGGCTGCCTCCTCGAGCTATTCAGCAGAACCCACACCCAAAAGCTGTGTCAGGGCAACCATTTTGAAAAGAGCAggggctgttttgtttttatttttttaaaaagactatttataattacttaaatgagactccctggctgaggagaTGGGAGTGGCCACGTTGGAGCCAGCATCTTGCAGCATACATTGGACCTGCAGAAaggaagcaaaaaacaaacatggTTTGGACAAAGACATTATTTTTGCACAGATGGCTGAAGATGCAGTTGTTTCGGTCCACGTCCACCTCTGAAGGCAAGGGGCTGAGGGTGGAACTCTCTGGCCCAAATGAGAACAGGCTGTGTGATGTCTACGGGGACGAGGAACCTGCAGAACCTCCCCCAGAGACTGCTGGATTCcaccttccatcaaccccagccagcatggccagtggtcagggacaacGGGAGAAGGATCCAGCAACATTGGCAGGAggtcccatccctgccttaatttAAAGGATTATGCAAATGGAGTTAGATCAACAGCTCTTAGGCAGAACACTTCCAAATGGGAACTTAAAGCACAGAGATGGGATATCTCCAAATAAGCACGAAAGAGAAACAACAATGCCAGCCATCTATCTCCGTTGCATTCTAATTTGGTTAACAGATTTACATCTCGCTTCTCAGGAAAATACCCTTGCAGAACAGCAAACAGATTCTGTAAGCTACAGAATGTACAATGACAATATAAAAAGGACATAACTGAAAACTTTAAAACACCCAATAACCTTAAAATAGCCAGCACACAAAAACATATTCCGGGGTAGGGGGTTTCCCTCTGCAATAGTTCATTCAATCTGCTGTTTTACAGATGGGAGTTCTCTCTTACGTTTCTCTAGCTGTCCACTGTTAGCAACAGAGAGCAGGGCgagatggacctttgatctgcTCCAGCAAAGTTATGTTTATATTTGGATGTTGTCAATGACTGAGTAGCAGAGAGGCAGCTACTTCTCACCTTGTAAAGTTCTTGCACAAATGAGT
This Rhineura floridana isolate rRhiFlo1 chromosome 19, rRhiFlo1.hap2, whole genome shotgun sequence DNA region includes the following protein-coding sequences:
- the MMAB gene encoding corrinoid adenosyltransferase MMAB gives rise to the protein MAAAGLCCCCSRRFLARVAAARWGLTRAMSEQQSAPPSPDAKSRKTSQIPKIYTKTGDKGFSSTFTGERRAKDDQIFDALGTLDELSSAIGLSAEFGSEGGHSFVQELYKVQCMLQDAGSNVATPISSARESHLKRTSFSENPTLELETWIDRYSEQLPPLTAFILPSGGKSSSALHLSRAVCRRAERRVVPLVKTGEADANVAKYLNRLSDYLFVLARYAAMKEGKKEQIYTRTEV